In a genomic window of Muntiacus reevesi chromosome 1, mMunRee1.1, whole genome shotgun sequence:
- the LOC136155776 gene encoding olfactory receptor 7A17-like translates to MAQFILLGLSEELELQPLIFGLFLSMFLISMFGNLLIILATISDCHLHTPMYFFLSNLSFVDICFISTTIPKMLQNIRTQSKVISYEGCITQMHFYMLFVELENLILTVMSYDRFIAICHPLHYTVIMSPILCGLMVLVSWMMSALNSLVQSLLVLRLYFCSVLEIPHFFCDLKEVLQLACSDTFVNNTVMYFAVGLFGAIPLTGVCYSYSRIVSSICRISSAEGKYKAFSTCASHLSVASLFYCTGLVLYLSSTGTHSSHSSAIASVMYILVTPMLNPFIYSLRNKDIKRALRRFFGVAAMKGPFVLGLRKCW, encoded by the coding sequence ATGGCACAATTTATTCTTCTAGGATTATCAGAGGAACTAGAACTGCAGCCTCTCATATTTGGACTTTTCCTCTCCATGTTCCTGATCAGTATGTTTGGGAATCTGCTCATCATTCTTGCCACCATCTCAGActgccacctccacacccccatgtacttcttcctctccaacctgtcctttgtagacatctgtttcatctccaccaccatcccaaagatgctgcAGAACATAAGGACACAGAGCAAAGTCATTTCCTATGAAGGCTGCATCACCCAGATGCATTTTTACATGCTATTTGTAGAGTTGGAGAACTTAATTCTAACTGTCATGTCCTATGACCGCTTCATAGCCATCTGTCACCCTCTGCACTATACAGTCATCATGAGCCCTATTCTCTGTGGACTGATGGTGCTGGTGTCCTGGATGATGAGTGCCCTGAATTCCTTGGTACAAAGCTTACTGGTATTGAGACTGTATTTCTGTTCAGTCTTGGAAAtcccccactttttctgtgacTTGAAAGAAGTACTCCAACTTGCCTGTTCTGACACCTTTGTTAATAACACTGTGATGTATTTTGCAGTTGGGCTCTTTGGTGCTATCCCCCTGACTGGTGTATGTTACTCATACTCTAGGATAGTTTCCTCCATATGTAGAATCTCATCAGCTGAGGGGaagtataaagcattttccaCCTGTGCATCTCACCTCTCTGTTGCTTCCTTATTCTATTGTACAGGTTTAGTATTGTATCTTAGCTCTACTGGAACCCACAGCTCACACTCAAGCGCAATAGCCTCGGTGATGTACATTttggtcacacccatgctgaaccctttcatctacagtctgagaaataaagacataaagaggGCTCTGAGAAGATTCTTTGGAGTGGCAGCTATGAAAGGGCCATttgtcctggggctgaggaagtgCTGGTAA